The following DNA comes from Triticum aestivum cultivar Chinese Spring chromosome 3D, IWGSC CS RefSeq v2.1, whole genome shotgun sequence.
tcaactataaatgcatacatctccaacaaacatctaaaatttcattacttacctaaacaacaacaaattatactatagatgaatcttgtatcatctaaatcaattcattggcacatcaaaattaatgcattccaaatcaaatatgtttccatccagtatcattgaaccacagatcaaatcaaataatcaTATATGTCTGCAGCATTGAACTACATATCTAATAATCATATGACGTCTATCTGACCTTAAATTCCCCCTTAAATAAGGTATTCAACCTCATACTAATTAGAATCTAACAAGCAAAAATTCCACTACTAACCACTGAAAAAACCCCAAGGTGCTTTTATCTCTAAAGCTACGGCATTGGAGAGGATGTTCAATGCTGTAAATATCTCTGAAGCAACGGCAAAATACCACTACTAACCCAAACTAAATAAGCATagactgccccttcccctctccttcagAAGCCCCAATCCAACACAAACAAATCCAGCCCTTGAGAAGCTCTTTTTGATTAACATGACAACACCCATTACATGAGCACATCCTTCACTATATTTACAACCAAACTAATGCACCATCTAATCACCTCAGATAGACATTTTCCAAAAACACAAGGACATGCACAACCCATCTCATAGCCTCTGCCAGACAGGCATCAATCAAGCATCAAAGAACTGCAACTATGACAACATGCATCAATCAAGCATCTAAGAATTGCAACTATGACAGGCATAATCCTTAGAACTAAGCATCCATTTAATTAATCATCAAGCCAAAGAACTAAAGCAGGCACCAACCCAAACCAATAGAGAAGTATATATTTGACTAATCCATCGTCTAATCCTCAAGCCAAACACCTAAAGAATTGCAAAAATTccactactaatctaataagcatctgaaaaaaaCCCATCCCTCAATCCGGCTACTTCTAacctaatctaataatcatatgagGTCCACCATTCTTGCACGAATCAAATACACAAAAACCCTAATGCAGAGAAAACCCTACATCCAACAAATCTAACCAAAAAACCTTCTGGCCACAAACCCTACAATCTAAAAACTACCACATTAAAGTGATAAGCAGATACCTTCTGCTCCGCCTGCTCCTCGCCAgagccggcctccaccttctccacctcgtgcgcctcgccagagcccgcctccaccttctgcgcctcgccagagcccgcctccaccttctgcgcctcgccggagatcgccaGAGCGGGTGCATCTGGCTGGACTGCGCCGCTGCAGCCCGCCCCCGCCTTCTCTGCAGCGGGGGGAGCACCGCGCTGGACGCCGGCGCGTCCCCTCACAAAGGTGCCTGCAGcgacctgccgcgcctgctccaccAGATCTGCGCCCCAATCGGGGCGCTCGCCTCCTGCGTCCGCCATGGTGATGGAGAGGATGCGATGAGGGCGACAAGGaggttggagaggagagggagtgggaagtggggagtggggagagggagatgatgcggcggggggaaatggtgggcgATGCGGCCGGAGGTGGTTGCCGTCCACATTTATATGATGGGACGGTTTTGGAATCTACCCGTGACACGTGCTCCCCCACGCGCGGGCGGCTCCACGTGTGCACGAAACGCCGCCATATACAAATACGTATACGGCCGGGCATACGATCTAACCGGGCCCGTACGGGCCTCCCAGGGCTCCTCGACGGCTATACGCGGGGGCAACAAAGACGATCGTGCCCCTCGTTATGAACCGTTTTTGGTTCATCCTGGCCGTCGATGTGTTTTTCCACCTCGCGTTCAGCCcaggggggagcaccggagcagaaacgAACCTACTGCTGAGAGAACGCCTTGCACGTGCACCAGTAACTAGTGCAGGTGGAAAGCACCGCGACCAAATGAAATTGCGTGGCGATGCATGGGGAGATGCCTTGTACGGCGATCGAGTCGATCATCGGCTCGTGTTGGTCTGGCTCCTACGGGAAAAGGTCGGGCCAGCGGGGGCTCTACTCACTGTCCACTGCTGTTCGGTTGCTAGATGTTGAACGTTCAAAGATGCACCAACAGTGCAAAACAAGATGCGTCGATCCGATGGCTGATGGGTCTGAAGCTAGCTTGATTTTTTGGGGTCTGATTCGATAGATTGGAGTGCACCGAGGACTGTCAACAAAAATCTAGTGGATATGTGTTCACTCTCTACCAAAATCTTCAACACAACCAGAAGGAGAAAAAAAATTCTCAAAGCAAACGTCAGGGAAACGCCACCCGATAGATATTCGTGTGGTTATGTGATCAACACGCCACGTACGACAGTTAATTTGCGAATTTTCCACGACAAGACGTCATGGGCGTTGCATCTTGCCATAGCCACACGAGTAGTTTTTCTAAAAAAGAAAAACCCACACGAGTAGTGTCTCGAAAGCAAAAAATTTCTAGTGCAGTAGTTACTGCCGGCACTATTCAGGACATTGTAAAATGCACATGCACATGTACCCATCCAGTCGCAGAAACAGAGAAGAAAGGCATTGCAAAATGCACATACGCCCATCCACCCGCAGAAAGGCAGAGAAAAAATGTCACCGTCATGGCTGTCCCTTCTTGTACTATATATTCATTTTACTTTTTATCATGATTAGGAATTCTCGTCATGGACCTGACATCTGATGCCACCACCGAATTCACTACTGGTGGAGACTCTCTCTGCATTACCGGCCACTACAAAAACCGAGATCTAGCGACGGTCGTCTTAGTTTAGTTTGTGGGTCATATATCGATCCCTCGGTCATCGCCCAACTTTTTTGTGAGGTGTCGCCCAATTTCTTTATGGAATCCACTCGTGATGGTGTGATAATCAACAATGCAACTAATCAATGGACGAGTTGATCGTTTGGTGCGATAAAAAAGATTCTTTCAAGTTGGGCACTTGGTTGGCGgatgttgacgtataatgtgctaactagtctctttcatcagatcggtcttttgttTGCATTGGCTAAAACATGTACTTCTACATGGTATCAAAACCGAGATCTAGCGACGGTCGTCTTAGTTTAGTTTGTGGGTCATATATCGTATCCCTCGGTCATCGCCCAACTTTTGTGTGGGGTATCGTTTCGTCCAATTTCTTATAGAATCCACTTGTGATGGTATGATAATCAACAACGTGTGCGTGCGTTCATAGAGATAAGTATAGATGCGTATTTTTAAGAGTCTACGTTTGTGCTGTGTTCAAACAAAAACTAATCCACGGACAAGTTGGTCGTTTGGTACGATAAAAACGATTCTCAAGTTGGCCAGTTGGTTCACGGGAATCCCGCCATCTTCCTTCTGGCAATATCTCATCGTGGGTGGCATGGAAAGATTAGAAAAATCTTGACTGCACTTATGAAAGTGAAATGCTCCCCCTGCTATTTCTCTTTTTACCCATTAATTGGTTTATTGATCTAATAAAGTCATGACAATTGATAACACAAGAAAGCAAACTGAAAACAAAGACAGGTGACAAAGCTTCGTGATAAAAACCAAAAGTTATATAATATTGTCTCTTAATTTCTGTTTGTGACGCGCTAAATAAATTGCAGATTTCATATCCATGATTTTTATTTTTGGCAATGATGGACCAGCTTAAAAATTTTCTTTTGATTTTGTTATTTTCTGGATGCAAAGATATTTAAAAAAAACTTCTATGCATAGTGTATATAGGGCCTATTTGGTTCATAACTAATTTTGCCACAACTAAACTTACGCAAGGTATGGTTGCTacaaaaagtgtggctaacaaaatggccaccacaagtgtggcaagatttagcaaaaaaaaaaaagagcctGTAACATGTAGATCGTGCAGCTAGAAAAGTGTGGTGAGCCACAAGtgtggcaatgaaccaaacacaaccCTAAAATGTTATGGCActaggtgtggcaaccttaggctgcaaaacATAGTGTAAGTATCGACATGCAATTATTTAGACACACTAGATTGCTTAAATGAATCAACCCTTTCCGAGGACGTCGAAACAATACAAAAATATGTCAGAATGattcccaccaagattgcaattaTGAACATGAAATGCCCCTCCTGTGATTTCTTTTCTTACCCGTTAATTGGCTTTATttatcaaataaagtcatgacaacATAAAAGTGGAAAACGGAAAAAACAGCAGCAACAAAGCCTCTTGATGAAACCAAAAGTAATATCATAATCGTCTCTTAATTTTTGTGCAAGTTAGATAACATGCAGATTTCATACCGATGTTTTTATCATTGATGATGATAGACATGGTTAcattattttttattgtttttattttattgtttttgtGATAATGCAAATATGTTTTGACAAAACTTCCCTGTATATATTGGTGTAAGCATCAAATGCAAATATATTAACACACTAGATTGATTAAAGGCATGAACCACAAAAGTTTAGACACACTAGATTGCTTCAAGTGAATGTTGCTAGTTCTTCCAATGAATAATTATAGTTTGGTAAGCGTCGAAATCATGCTCTCTTTTTACATGACTTGAATATTACATCTCCTGTTCATGGGACATGCGTGTTAAATCATGTTTCTACGCATTTTCTCAATGCTTTGTTGACTTTATTCGGATATATTCCATATGTTTTTTGTTaagaaaataaaatttaaaaaatctACTACATGATTGCATTTACAGGGATTATGATCCCAcccatccttgaatacctcccctCCCCGCCATGTTCTCTTAGAGATAGCTTGGAGGGAGGGATTGGCAACTTGCAGGAGGCGGAGCGTTTAAGAGCTTACGAGACGACATGAAATCTAAGATCAGAGGTGTGTGGCAAAGGGTTTCGAGTGTTGATGGTGGATCGATGTTACACCAACAAATGTTAGAGGATTGATAACAGAGACACAATATGCCACCAACCAAGGGTGATAGGGGTGACAATGAAGCCTCGCCAAATTCGATAGGTCGATTGAGATGGTGTCTTTTATGTACAAATATCCTTGATGCTTTTTCGAACTTGTTGTGTGCATATTCCATATACCTAGTTTCAAGACAATTACCTTAGCTTTTTTACTCTGACATAAAATAGATGATTAAGGTCCCACACATTCTTGAATGGCACAATGCAAAGTTACACTCTCTACTCCATCGATCTTTTTCTCTATGCTCGCTTCAAAGGGTGGAGTGGAAAGAGCGTAAGATGTGAGGTGTGCGACGGCATACAAAGTTTCACGATTATGCCTCTCATGGCAGTTGTTGTGCTGCGGCGAGCTACGTGCTCTTGGTGTTGTCTCGGTTCATATATGATCAATGATGGCGCAAGATGCCTTCCCTACTTCCTAATAACCCTGATTTCCCATGGCGGAGCTCCCAACCAAGGACCGTGTTCATGGCGCTCTCTCGACCAACATtactccaattcttgcccttcctGGCGGAGCATGTGGTCATGGTATGGCAATTGTTGATTGTGGATGCCTCTGTGTTGCGTCTGGGTTTCGGCATGCACGCTGGTGTTGTCGGCCATTTGCAAAGTCTTGATATTATGTTCCCACGATGACTCCCCACATTTACTTGTGTCTCTCGTGGTGATGGTCCTTCTACCTGCTAGCTAGGTAATGCTTTGtccttttttttgaaaaggaggatagacccccggcctctgcatctggacgatgcatgtgGCCATTTTATTAGTTATTCACAGAGAccatacaaagtaatacatcagtcagcctgaagccaccatctaggcaacacctcttgctactcctatcccattgatgaaggtgtgccgaatatccgtgcctaataccaaacagacatcacagcaaaccctaacatctaaagccggatgccccaGCCCAGCCACATACCGGGACTGGGTCTCATACTGGACCAACACACTCCCAGAGGCTGCCGCCACCATCTTCCACCGGTCCATCTCTAGAGCAGTAACTGAGCTATCGACCTTGTCTGGCTTGCCGTCGATGCCATCACGACGCCAGACAACTCCACCATGCTGCACGTATCCATCCACACGCGGCTGTCGTTGAACCTACGTGGCGCCATGCGACCGTGATCCGCAGTTGGCCTTACGGTGGATGAGACACTGCTCTTCCGCTTGTCCCATCCAACcaacacttgctccaaaacgatgcagATCACTGCTCTGACGGTGGCATTGTTCAGGCTatgatctggatctggatctacCGGATTAAGTGGAGCATTGTCCCTAGATCTGGATGAGACACTGCAGGCTATGTGGAGCATTGTTCAGGCTatgatctggatctggatctacCGGAggggaaccctagatctggatctaccggatcggacgatgatgatACCTTTGATGCCATTGTCCCTCTCAACAAGCGTTTTGGAGCTGGTAGCCGAGTACTGGTTCAGTGGAGCATTGTTCAGGCTACAGAGTACTGGTTCAGTGGTTCTGGTAGCCGAGTACACTAGGGGCGTGTTTGGATAACTGGCTCGCACCCCCCGTGCAAATTCCAGTGTGATTGGTTCCCTGCGCGGCCCTCTCAGCCTGGCCCAGTCGATGCAAAAGGGGCCCTCTCAGCCAGGCTGAGGGGAACGCGGGAATCGGCCGTATGCGGGAGCCAGGCCCGCGCCTGCATCCGCGCCTCGACAGCAACCTCCCATACTAGCCGGTCCCAACGTTTTGGTGAAGCAAGTAGTGCTAAGTTAGTAGAAATCTTGGTTTAGCGTATGAATTCAAACATGATAACAAAATAAAGTGAAGAAGAAACATTCGTTTGTGACAGAAGAAACACATAATTGAGTTCAATACCGTTATGAGATTATAAGGCAACATCGAGTTCAGCGTATTCATAAGACCACAAAAGATAACCACTTGTCATTATGTTTGATAAAAGTAAATAAAAGTAGGAACATAATGGATTAGTAGGCGATATGAGCATGCTGCTGGAGAGTGCATTGGAATTTTACCTTTGCTTTCAATATAGTAGCTCAAATCTTGACGCATCAAGTTTGGCAAAATGCAATAGATCAAAAGCTATGCAATATGATAAATCGGAATTAGAGCGAGTTATTTATATAGAAAGCAACACACTCCACAGGTCTTTCATAATAATTAGACCAAGTCATTTGTGCAGAAAGAGAGAGACTGAAGTCTGAGAAATGCATTAGAGGGTAGCCGTACAGTACAGAATACATATCCCATTGCTCTGGACAGAAGTGTAGAAAAGCACAACCACACTGATTGTGTTCTGTGAGTACATCCTTAGACGATAAATTACTCTACAAATTCCAAGATGATCCAACATGATATAAAGAATGATCCTGGCCGAGATTCTCACAATAGTATGGTCAACCTGAGTCATCGAAAATGGTTTAGAGACAACTTAGATAAGTGGTTGAAATATATAAGCAATAAAGAAAGTACATGCACACGACAAGAGACCAATTCCAATTGGATTTCttgcacaaacaaagatacatgATACAAAGCCTTTTTACAAAGCAAGTTGATAACTTTCGGCAAACCTTGTGGATGAACCCAATAAGAAACTAAAACTTTGAAACCATATTCTGCTAGGTTTCTTTAATCCTTTTCAACATGAGAATGCAAGAAACTCATTTCCTTGTGAAACCTTAGACGTTAATGGATACCCCATCAAGCTAGCATACACAGTTCATCTATAAAATCTACTCCTATTAACTAAATCAAGCTAGCATAGACAATTTATACCCAAATAGGATTACATCTCTTGGGGTCTGGTTACCCAAATCCAACCAGATGTCCTCACATGAGTTGGGGGGTGTAGAAGAGCAAAATGAGCTTACTTGTAAGAAGAAGCCAGAGTCCAGGGTCAGGCAAGTGTTAGACATGTCGTCACGCGCACCATTGCGGCTTCTGATCCATATCCCCTGCTTCACCGTATGATGCCACCTGAAAATAGTGTAATTTACTGGGAGGGAAAAAACACTGCCTTTCATACCCGGGTGGGAGGGAAAAAAAGTCAATTAGTGTAGAAAAGAGAGACTCTTCTTGAAAGAACATCCAATTTTACGGGTCAGTGGCAAAGCAACAGTACAAACAAAACAAGGAATAAACAATTAGTGCAGAAAAGATAGACATTAATATCTTGAGAGTACTTAATTGCACTACCTATATATTCACACTCACATATGTAGTCCATTTTTTTTAAATTGAAACATTATTGGCATCACTACATAAAAGTGAAGAAGTGAAACTTTTTGATGCAATGAACTTATATCTGCAACTTCAGTAGACCACATATGCAATCTCGTTGGTGCGAACTTACTGACCAAGAGACAAATTGAAATAAACCGCCACTAAATTCAGATAGCATATATAGGTTCATATGGCTGTACACAGGTATGAATAGAAGTCAAATACACTATGGAAAGTATAGGTTCATTCTACGCCACCATATGTTATTTTGCATCTACTGAGACACGCCAGCGTCACCAACTTTCCTTGCAACAATGGCAGTAAAAATTGTTCAAAATTTACCTTTAGTAGTACAAAGAGCAAGCAGATCAGCGGCCAATTGCTTGCATGATGACAACCGCTGAACTGACAGTGTTCTTGACAGCAATTACATGAGTCTGCAGAAAGTGCAAATAAGAATTGTTTCACATTTTTTAGACAAAACATGAGtaattcattgtcatcgacaaataAAACATTCAGTGTGTTGCAGGTTTCCATACGAGAGCAGAAGAAATTCCATTATAGTGTATAGCTTCCAATATCTATGTACGTTCCTTGACTGAATACAACAGGAAGAGCATAAATCTGCTGTTAATCAAGAGAATGAGGCTAAGACTGACCATGGACTTTCAAGTAGTAAACCACGATTCCAGATTTATGACCCTAATAGATCAAGAAAGAGGGGAGAATAGGGTTTTGCACGAGAATAATACCTTCCATAGGAGCCCAAAATAATAATTCTTGCATCGCATGGTTCAACATCTTCAGCTTGAAGTCGTTCGTGATCCTGCGACAACAACCATGAaacgaaaaaaaatcaaaacccAAAGTAAAGGATTGCAAAAATGCCACCACAAGCAGAAATGTACACATACAAAAAATACGATGCCATCTCACCGAGGCTGGAAGGGGCAAGAAGTTACTGGAGTTTTCCGTGTGGCGGCGATGCTTGCTGCTCCTACACCCATCCAACCAAAGCAAGGGAACATTTCTGTAGGTCAAATAAAATAGTCTAAGAAAACATGCAACTATATACAACATCAGTGGGAAGTAAACTAACATAGTCCTCTCTGAAGCAAGCATGTAGCAACAATGAGCATAAAAGAGACACGGGAGATGCATAACTGAGATTAAAATCAACCTTTTCATCTTATTGGCTCTGCACTGGAAGAGGAAAACACAACATCCAATTTTGAAGCCTTAGCTAAATTACTTTTGTGGTACCAACTAATGCTAGACCAAAGTCAGTTAATAAGAATTGTTGTCTGATGAAACTACACCATATGGGGACAAGAGCCAACACCTCAGAACCAAAACATTAACATTTCACATTTGTGTTTCTACCTTTCTCTATTGGCTTTAGGAGTTTATGTACCTGAACTGTGGCCCTATAATTCCTATAATTAATGCAACTATTAATTTTTTGCCTCTGCTCTAGTGTGAGGATTCAGAATCTGTGCCGAAAACATACTGTCGGATCTAGTGTGAGGATTCAAAATATGTCCCAAAAACATACTATAAGGTTGTGTTCTGTGAGAAAAGAGAAGTGCCTGACACACAAATAGATGCATTATAGACAAACATTTTCAGATTCTCAACTTCTCAATTAATCAATTTTCAACCACATGTTATATTCTTTAAAAGGTGTGAGTTGAAATGTGTAAACTGAACCAGGACATTCCTTTTTCTGTAGTACAAATAACTCCCTATGCACTCTTGGCCTTCTTCTGTCCATATAAATTATCAAGCACTTTCAGATTTCTCAAGCTCTGCTTCTCTCTGACAACATGGGCATTACCCTACTGATTCAATCGATTAACCCTGAACATGTTGCCAAAATCATCCAACGAATGGCAGCAAGTCGGGCAGAGAGGATGGCACTGGTCTCACCCATTTGTTTTCTTACCGAGGAAATCTTTGTCCTGTGAAGCAAAGAAAGGAAGATGCAAATAATCACTTGACGAAACGAATTAAACCAACAGATTTATTTTCTGGAACACTTGCCTTCCAGATTAAAGTCTAAAATTTCAGAATCTTAGGGCGAGTCTAAAACCACCCTCCCAGCTCTTGACAGATCATGTCCATTTGACAATGTGTCAAGGAAAACATGAGTACGTGCCTAATAGATCAGTGGCAAGCCGTCAGGTTAAGGGCCAAATATTATCTATACGTGAACAACTAATATTTGTAGCTTGATGGCTAAATATATATCCAGTCTGCTATTATCCATATCAAAAAAATCGTTACCTGATTCAACTATAAATTGCATGATCACAACCAAAAAAGGAATAGAAAATATTAAACTCACCTTATTTGTATCTGCTTCCAAGCTGCCTGGCCAAATTTAACAACACGTATGCCACCTAGTCAAATAAGGCAAGCACCAATTAGTTGAGCCGCAAACATGATAATAATTCGGTGTGACAGAATTCATCCTACTTTCCCAAATATAGTGAATATAAATCATACATTCAGTTAATGTTTATCATACTGCAATAAATCATACACCCACATATGACTCATGAAAAACTATATATAGGAAGCAACAATGCTAGAGACAAAATCAAATCGAGAGAGACAGGTAGAGAGATGTGGAAGAAGGGTGGACTGTTGAGATCTAACCGGTATTCCAGGTGAAAATTTCAACTGATGAGAGATGGAAATCGTACAACCCACAGCAACGTGTCACCTAACAATGCATCCACGGACATTTTCTGCAGGAAAAATCAAAGAACGCCCACCCACTTGCAGCTGTCTCTCTTCGCTCAATCTTCTAAGTAGGTTAAAAAGCTCTGTTTCCATAAAATATTTGAATCACAACCACCATGGCCCAGATATAAAGATGACCCATATAAACTATGAACACAGAGCCTCCAATCATCCACAAATTGAATATGTACAAATAAGAATTGACTTGTTCTTGTTTTGGTCGCTGACAAGCAAACCAGTCCACTGGCTGTATTCCCATTGTTGGCAACCTGAAGAAAAATATAAGATTAGCTCCAAAAAAGAAACTCAACAGATACTCCATTATCAACAAAATAGGTGAATGACTTGTACACAGCAGCACAAGATTTTGACAGCAAACATCCTGCCACAAACGATGAAAACCgaacataagcaaaccccacaCAAAAAAGAAAGCCTGACAATAATAGTAGATAGATCTATTAAGGCACAATCCTTGCTTAAAATACAGCCGCTCAACTAAAACACGAACAGAGAAAGATGGGAGAAGATGAGCACCTGCAACGGGATGGCCGAGCATGACATATTACCAGCTCACAGCAATCACCAATCCAATAGAAAATCCTAACCCTAGAACATCAACGGGGCAACAGAAGACCTAGATGAGCACCTAGAGATAACAAATCgaccagagagagaggggggttagaACCTGGAGAACAACTGCCAAGTGCAGCGCAGGATCTCAGGCTCGATGTGCGCTATCTCGACGTCAGCGCCGTCCTCCTCGCGCTCCGGGGGCGGGCAGTGGTTCTCCTTCTCGTCCCTACGCACGGGCGTGCGGTGCAGCGGCGGCCGGCCGGGCGAAGGAGATGACGGCGGCGTGGGGCTGGACGACGGCGACAACGCCGGCCGGATCGGAGGAATCCACCCCCCAAGGGGCTCCCC
Coding sequences within:
- the LOC123076051 gene encoding uncharacterized protein, whose product is MEMFPCFGWMGVGAASIAATRKTPVTSCPFQPRITNDFKLKMLNHAMQELLFWAPMEDSCNCCQEHCQFSGCHHASNWPLICLLFVLLKVASYGEAGDMDQKPQWCA